Within Mongoliitalea daihaiensis, the genomic segment AGTGGGGGTACGACAAATTTAGAGGTAGTGAAATTTTTTCCACGCAAAATCCCTTTGACTGTCTTTACACCGAGTTTGCAGGTAGCATCTGAGTTGATGAATTTTCCAAATGTGGAGGTGATTTTCCTCGGAGGAAAACTATTGCATGAGGCTAAATTCGCTGTGGGAGGGATGGTAACCAATGTGCTCTCTCAAATAAAAGTAGACCTATGTTTTTTAGGTACAGGCTATCTGGATCCAAGCAGTGGTTTGACTGAATTTGACTGGGAAGTGGTCCAAGTCAAACGGGCTATGATTGCAGCTACTAAAAAGTTGGTATTACTTACTGTTTCCAATAAGCTATTCAGTGTGCAGCGCTACAAAACCTGTGATCTGAATGCCGTAGATATTTTGATTACTGAATTAGAGCCTGATTCCTCAAAACTTCACCCTTTTCGGGAATACATTGATGATATTTTGTAGGTGGATAGTAAAAGACCCCAAGTCAAAAACTTGGGGTCTTCCCTATGAAAAAAAATTCAATCAACCTACTTAAACCCATTCACTGGGCGTCCTCTGTTAAATACATCAATGCCTTCATTTTCAATACCTAAAAATAGTAAATTAGATTGATTAAGAGATTGACGAGGATCACATTGATAGATGATTATCGTCAGGACTATGTTACATTTTACGGACGGAATATTCTACCAATCGAGCTGCTAGTTTTGCAGTACAATTATCTTGATCAAAAATGGGATTAAGTTCTACGATGTCTAAAGAAATCATTTTTTTACTAGCCAAAAGCCAATCAATTACTTTCATTACAAGGACAGGGGAAAAACCAAGAGGAGAAGGAGCACTCACACCAGGGGCATATGCCGATGAAAAGCCATCCAAATCAATGCTCAAATAGAGTTTGTTTTTATCAGAGCAAAAATGTTCCAATTGGTCTTGAATTTCATTCCAATTTTCTAACTGAAAATCAATTATATCAATAAGATGTGCACCTATTTTTTTTGCATAAGTAAGTAATGTGGTTGGATTGGAAGCAGGTTGCATTCCCAAGCAGCAATAGTGAAAGTCTTTACCATAAGCTTCTGCCAATTGGAAGAAAGGAGAGCCGGAATGACCTTGATCGTTTGCTAAAGTTCTTAAGTCCAAATGTGCGTCTAAATTGATGATGCCAACTTTTTCATTTTTTGCCAAGCAATGATCAATGACTGCTTTCCCGTGAGGATATGCCAAATCATGGCCTCCTCCAAAAATTACTGGAAAGTAATTATGCGCTAACAGGGAATAGATATGTCCATAAAGTTCATCATGACCTTCCTCTAAATTTCCATCATGATCCCAACAATTTCCGAAGTCTTGAATATGCTCAAATCGGGCATGATAGGCTAGGGGACCAAGTGCCTGTCGAATGGTATCAGGTCCATTTTTTGCCCCTATCCTCCCTTGGTTTCTTTCAATCCCTGTATCCGAACAGAAACCTAAAAGCGCTGGTTTTTTTCCTGCTTCTATTTTATCAAGGGCACTTATGTTCGTCTGCCTGATACGTTCATGCCAGTATTCTTGATTGGTTGAAGTTCTTCCATGGTAACTGTTTTCCGAAGGATGAAGCATAGTTGTCAGGAGTTTTAGGTGGAAATTGGCAATTTATTCACTCAGGTAAAAATAGATTAAAATTTATAATCTTGTTAAATCATTCATTTCCTGAAAGTCATTAGTGAAAATAAATTTCACCAAACACTTGCTCTTTTTAGTTTTTGGAGGGTAGTTTTAGAAAACTAATTTATTTGTTATGGAAAATCTAAAATGTATTTGCCTCATTTTTCTCATGCTCGTCTCGTCTTATGTTTTTGGGCAGCATGCAGCACCAACATTTTTGGAGAGAACTAATATAAAGGATATCGACGGTGTTTGGCTTGGGCTTTCAGATAAAGGTGATTCCCTTCAATTGGATTTAAAAGTTTCTAAAGTCGCCCTAAAGGGGAATATTATTATGGATCAACTGGTAGGAGAGGGGTATTTAAACGGTAATAAAGTTGTTCTAATTGATGGGGTTGAGGATAGTGAACAAAATGAATTTTTAATGCTCAAGTTTTGGGGGTATGATATTGCAAAAGATAAAAGAATCTATCTTCATTTGAAGTTACTAACGTCAGAACCTTTTTCTGGAGAACTAGAGGTGACCAATAGAGAAACAGTTTTGGTTAATGGCAAGTCAGGTAACAAAACTTGGGACCCCGAAATCTCTATCGATACAAAGTGGAAGTTAATTAAGAAACGATAAGGCGTTAAGAATTTATCTTTTCCTGTTTTTTTGCTCCCTTCCGAAAAATATCAGGAGGGATTTGATTATGGAGAGAAATCCATGATTCTCTAGTAGCACTCCTGATCTTCATGACATGATTTAGTCAGTTTTTATGCTGTTTTTATCGCAAATTAGCATCCCAATAGCAAAAAAAGCCCCCAAAAACTATCTAATTTTTTGGGGGCATTTCATGTCTAAATTAATTTTTTTTGTAAAACCTTTGGTTTTTTTAATTCAAGAACTCATCAAATGTGATGGATACGAAATACATCGTTCCAACTGTTGGGTTACCCCAAGCTTGGCGATAGCCTGAACTGTTGAATAGGTTTTGTCCACCTACTTTTACAATTGATTTCATAGACTTGATTTTGTAGCTCACTTGAGCATCCAAGGTACCGAATGCTGGCATTACTGACAATTGCTGCGTTGACACAGCAGGTGCTACGAAAGAAGACTGCCATACAAACTCATCTTGCCATCTGTAGGCAATATTGAAACCAATGTTTTTGTTGTTAATATTTCTGTTACCAAAGGTGATGTTTGTTCTGTATCTCGGCGCATTGAATGCAGGCTGGAAACCATCAAGGTCTTCAATATTGGCCAATACATCGGAAGAAATATTACCACCTACAGTATATCCTTTAGGTAATTGGTAGTCTGCTCCTAAAGCCCAACCGTAAGATCTGATAATTTCTGTACGATTAACAGGCATGGAGAATACATTTCTTGTATTAGCAGACAATAAGTTAAGACCTAGAGCCGATGCAGGGTTTTGAGGATTGAAATTAGCATCCTGAATCAAGACCTGTCCACCGATGAAGTTTTCAAATCGGTTGTAATAGAAGTATCCGTCGATTAGTAACTTGTTTTTAGCTAGCAAACTCTTGTAACCAATTTCATAAGAACGGACAGTTTCAGGTTTAAACTCTGATAATTCATACTCTGACTTTAAACCTTGGTTGGCAGCGGCTGCATTTCCAGGGACTAATTGAGCGGCAATTTGAGGTACAAGTGCAGCAATAGCAGCAGGAGCTTGTTCAGGAGTGATTATACCAGCCTGTACTTGTTGCATAACAATTGCCGTGGCTTGTTGTGTCGCCTGCTGAATGCTTGCTTGAAATACAGGCGAGTTAGGCTGAGTATCTGCAAAAACAGCATTTCCAAAAGCAGTAACTGTTGCCAATGAATAAACAGGGTTATTGGCAAAGTTATAGCGTTGTCTCAATAATGGTAACCCACCAATCAATCGAGCTTGTGGAGTCAACAAATCAATGTATTGATCTTGGGTAGTAGGGATACGGAATCCAGTTTGGTAAGATGCTCTGAAGTTATGTTTACCAGCAGAGTATACGGCAGAAACTCTTGGGGACCACTGCCCTTCAAAGTTTTCGTTTTTATCATAACGTATAGACGCTGTTAACTTCAAATTATCGTTTAATAAAGACTTAGCACCTTGTGCATAACCACCAAATTCACGGATATTGAATTCATTTCCCGCGTCATCAGTTGCAAATAGGGTTCTTTCAGAATTTAACTGAAATACTCTATAGTTAGCGCCGACTACAAAGTCTGCAAATTTGATGTCTTTAAATGCATAAGAACCTTCTAGATGATAAAGATTTGTTTTGTCTACAAATCGAGCACCTACACCCTGTGCATTACCTGGAATAGGTCTAGAAGTAACGTCAGCTAAAGCACGTCTAAACTCAGGAGATCCGGGTGCAAATCTACCCTGATCGGCAAATGCTCTTGCGGCTCCATGAGCGGCATCTACACTTGCACCTTGAGAAAGAGCAGATACGAATCCACCTACATATTCAGGGAACCATTGTGTACTTGGCTTCCAAGCTTCATTGATTCCTTGACCAGCGATACCTATGGCATAGGAATCTCCGGATCTTTCTTGGGTAGTGTATGCTCTAACAAACCAGTTAGCACCTTTCAATTCTGCTTTGTACTGACCGATACTAAATCCAGTAATGGAATATCTGTCAGCTCCAGTGTAGACAGTGGTACCTGTACCAAAATTACCTTGAAGAATCGCTTCTACATTATCATTGATTCTGTAGTGTAAAGCTGCATTCAACTTCAATGATTTGGTATCATAATCAGCTAGCTCTCTTTCTAAATATCCTGTTCTAGATACAAATGTCTGAGGAACCAATGCTAATGCTTGTTGAGGTAGTGCACCAGCCGCTACCATTTGTTGCGCGATGCTAAACATATTGACGTTGGTTTCATCACCATATACGTTTACACCGTTGAAACCAGGATTATTTTGTCTAGTTCCGCCTTCTATGGTAGAGCCATTCAATAAAGATTGATCTCTAAAGTCATTGGCTTGCCAGTCATCTGCCCTTAGGTAGTTAACATTTACCTTCAATGCTAACTTATCGTTGAAGGCAGTAGCGTAGCGGGCAGCAAAATCATAAAAACCAGTAGTAGGGTTTGAACGGTTGTTTTGATCCATGACACCTGTTTTCATCTGTGCAGAGAAACCCTGATATTGGAATGGGTTTTTACTATTCATCAATAAGATACCATTCAAGGCATTTGGACCATACAATGCAGAAGCTGCACCTGGTAGTAATTCCACAGATTCTAAGTCTAATTCTGAAATACCAGCGATATTACCCACTGAGAAGTTCAAACCTGGTGCTTGATTATCCATTCCATCAATTAATTGTACAGTACGAACGTTACCGTTGGCATTGAAACCTCTAGTGTTGAAGGATTGGAATGTTAAGGATTGAGTGGACATCTCTACTCCTTTAAGGTTTTTCAAACCATCATAAAAGCTGGCTTGAGGAGCCTCTCGAATGGCAATGATATCCATTCTTTCTACAGTTACTGGGGATTTGAGTACATTTTCTTCTACTCTTGAAGCCGACACTACGACTTCTTGACCTAGAATAGATGCCTCTTCCAGCGTAACATTTAGGTTACTTACATTTTCAGAGGTGATTTCAACTTCTTTGCTGGAGAAACCCACCATAGAGAAAATCAAGGTAAAAGGTGGCGCTTGGTTAACGCGCAGGTTAAATTTACCGTTTAAATCAGAAATGGTTCCCACCACTCTTCCTTTTACGACAATATTGACCCCTATGAGTGTCTCCTTGGTTCGTTCCTCAGTCACTGTACCAGATATGGTAGTAGTTTGAGCAATGACCTGTGCGGCACTAAGGGAAACTATGACGAATAGCAGGGAAACTATACGCCATGTACTTCTAGTAAATGTTTGCATAAGGTATTTGGGTTATTGGTTTGATAATTGACGCTTCCAATTAATTGTAGTGATTTTGGCGTGAAATTTAGATGAAATTCAGCATTTCTAAAGGAAATCCCAAAAAATATTTTTAAGAAATTTTAAGAATTCCTTAATTAATTTGGAAACTGTCTCATAATCAACTAAAAAAATATGTAAAAAAACCTCAGCTTTTGAAAGATAGCTGAGGTTAAATAGTAATTTTAAGAAATATTATTGGGTGTTTTTCTTATTTTCTTCATTCACATGTTGCACCAAGCGATCGCACAACTCTTTCATTTCTTCTGCCATAAATTCATCTCCCGTACTATTTAGGATGGTCTGGGCCATACCCCCAATAATGTCGATGTAAAAGCGTTTCATTTCTGCTACAGACATATCCTCCGTCCAAAGGTCAATTCGAAGGGTACTGTGGTTTAAATTATCCCAAACATTCAATGATATACTTTTGGTGCTTTCTGCATCTCCTCCTTCTTTGTCCGTTGCCTCCCACTGAATGGATTTTGGCAAATTTTTATCATCAAGCTGTACGTTAAATTTTATTTCTGAATTTTTCATATATCTGATCTAAATTTCCATGCAAAACTATGAAGGTATTCGTATAGTTCCATTAATTTTTACAGAATTGTACCTTACTATACATAATCTTTGTCGGCTATCCTTAATTTCACGTCCAAAATAAAATAAATTAATGCTTATGAAAACGTATTACAATCCAGAGGATCTTAAAAAATTTGGTAAAATTGGGGATTTCCAAAAAGAAATGGCTGACAAGTTTTTTGCATATTATGGAGAGGTATTTAAAGAAGGGGCTTTGACTGCCCGTGAAAAATCACTGATTGCTTTGGCAGTTGCTCACGCCATTCAATGTCCTTATTGCATTGATGCCTACACAGTAGATACAATGGAGAAAGGTTGTGATGAGGCTCAACTGATGGAAGCGGTGCATGTAGCAGCCGCAATCAGGGGAGGGGCGTCTTTAGTTCACGCCACTCAAATGATGAATAAGGTATCGGATTTATCAATGTAATTCACGACTATACTCCTCTATGATTGGTCTTGCGCTATTTTATCTTTTATTTCCTGCAGTTATATTGATCGCCTGCCGCAAGTATTCTTGGTTGGATAAAATAGGTGCTGTGATGTTGTCATATGCCGCAGGATTAATTATTGGAAATATTGGGATTTACCCACTCTTGAGTCCAGATATACACGATCTTTTGACATTGGATTCTGCTTCCGTTAAGAAGCAAGCGAAAGATCTTTTTGCCTCTGGTGAGTGGACAGCTCAACAGTATGCTGCGTTGTCCATTTACCAGTTGCAAGATACGCTTATGAGTATCAGCATTCTTGTAGCATTACCTTTATTGTTGTTTTCTACCGATCTAAGAGTATTGGTAAGATCTGCTAAAACTACGCTTCAATCACTCCTCATTGCGGTAGTTGCTGTCAGTAGTATGGTTTTTGTAGGGTTTATTATATTCAGAGGAATATACGGAGAACAGCTTTGGAAGGTAGGTGGTATGCTCGTGGGAGTTTATACTGGTGGTACGCCCAATTTAGCATCTTTAAAAATGATGCTAAATGTGGAGCCAGCTACCTACATTTTGATCCATAGTTATGATTTGATCGTGTCATTTACTTATTTGGTTTTTTTATTGACTATTGGAAAAAAGATCTTTCGTAAGTTATTGCCCCCCGATCATCAGCAAGTTGCATTTAGCAATGCAAAGGATGAACCTGATAGTTTGGTAGTTAAATTTGAAAAAAAACATCTTCCTTCTATCGCAAAAGGATTAGGTTTAGCACTGATCATAGTGGCAATCAGTGCAGCTGTGGCATTTCAGGTGCCGCCATCGGCATTGATGATTACAATCATTTTGATAATTACTACACTTTCTTTGCTTGCATCTTTGAAAGAGTCGGTCAGAACACGCTTGTATACTTATGAAACAGGTATGTATCTTATTTTGATATTCAGTTTGATTGTAGCATCTATGGTAGATGTACAAACACTGCTAGGAATTACTCCTGTTGTTTTTGGATATCTCGCGTTGGTGGTTTTTGGATCTCTTTTGCTACAATTGATTTTTAGCAAGATTTTTAAGATCGACTCGGATACGCTCATGGTAACCTCTGTCGCGTTTATTTGTTCTCCTCCGTTTGTTCCAGTAATTGCTGGAGCACTTAACAACCGAAAGATTATTGTACCGGGAATAACTATCGGTGTAATTGGTTATGCTTTGGGGAATTATTTGGGGTTTCTAATGGCCGAATTGCTTAAGATTTTTTAGGATAGGAAAAGAATTGACCTAGATATGCAACAAGTTTTATAAATTCGTGTTTAAACACCTAAATTTAAACCCAATTAAATTCACAACTATGACAAAGTTCAACATGTTTATCGCAGCATTTGCGATGATTATTCTAGCTTTCACAAACGAAGTATCCGCACAAATGATGACGCCTGTTGCAAGTCCAGCAGCCTCTATCAGTCAAAATGTTGGATTTACTAAAATTAGCATTGACTATTCATCCCCGGCAGTAAAAGGAAGAAAGATATTCGGTGAGATTGAAAAGTATGAGGTGACTTGGAGAGCAGGAGCTAATGCTGCAACAACGATCGAATTCAGTACAATGGTGAATATTGGTGGGAAAAATATTCGCCCAGGAAAGTATACGCTCTTTATGACTCCAAGAGCTAATGGAGAATGGACTGTTCGATTAAATTCTAAAGGAAATTCTGTTTTTGCCTACATGAAGGATGGTAAAATTGATGAAGAGGCTTTGGCAAAGGATGATGTGGTTACAGTAAATGTAAAAGCAGAACCTACCACATCAACATATGAGCGCTTGCAATACGCCATATCAGCAGAAGACAATAAAGTTGCTAAGATCACCATGAAGTGGGAAAATGTAAAGGTTTCCTTTATGGTGGATACACAAGTAGATCAAAAAATGGAAGGTTTCAAAAACGCATTTTAAGACCTTAGCTTATTTGATAATCGAGTTGGCGGAATTTTTTCGCCAACTTTTTTTTTGTCCGCTTTTTGGATAAATTTCGTACATATGTATACATTCTTTCAATTGAATGGAAAATTTAACAGGCCCTACTATGAATATTTTTAAAAACAGTCAGCATATTGCCTTTGCTAGTATTTGTACGAAGCCGACTTTAGCCATAACAGAAGCAAATAATAAATTTTTCAACTTGTTTAAAAGTGATGAGGATAAGATTTCGAATAATACGCTGAGTGAACTTGATGAAAAGTCATCTATCATACATTTTTTAAAAGAGCACTTACCGGATATTCAGCACTTGGAAAAGGAATTGATCGAACACATTTGGATTAAAGGGGATTGGTATGAGGTCATTCTTTATCCCTTTAGCCAAGAAGATGTACATTTAGTCTTTAGAAAAGAAAGTTTTCTTGAATCCATGCAGGATACTACTGCTGATATGAAAAAGAATGAACTAGAGAATCAAACCCTTCCGGGGGCGATTTATCGGTGTAAGTTTGATCAGGAGTGGACAATGCTTTATGCGACACGTAATATTTTTCATATTTGCGGATATACATCAGATGAATTAACAAAAAAAACCTTTCAAGGATTAGATCAGCTAATTGTAGATGAGGATAGAGAATTTGTTGCTGAGGAGGTTCAAAAAGCCATTGACGGAAAATCAGCTTGGGAAATTGAGTATAGAATTATTCACAAATCAGGTGAACTCCGATGGATTTTTGAACGCGGTCAGACAGTAAGTGACAAAAATGGTAATACACTCTTTTTAGAGGGTTTTTTATTGGATGTCACAGAACGGAAAAAAAGTGAACTCTCAATAATTGAAGAGAAAAGACAGTTTGAAGACTTAATAAATGCCCAGCCTTCGGGAGTTTACAGGATAGTTTACAAAAAATTTAAAGAGCTTCAAGGAAAAGATTGGTTTACAATAAATAAATCTCTTGATATAGAAATTCTAAATCGTCGCATGACCGAATTGACTGGTTATGATTTAGCCACGTTGAAGCAAGATATTTATTTAATTACCCAATTGATTCATCCCGATGAGCAGGAAGATTTTGCGAAAAAAAATCAATACTGTGTACAAAACTTAACCCCTTTTTTTTGGGAAGGAAGAATGCGTCAATCAGGTGAGAGAGAGTATTTTTGGATACAATTTCGGGCTACACCCCGGCTTCGGGATAATGGTGATTTGGTGTATACGGGGATTTTGACCGATGTTAGCGAACAGAAGCATGCGGAACTCCGAGAAGAGCATTTTAAAAATTTGCTAAAATACATTGTCGAAAATATGGATAGTACCGTAGCTTTGATTGATAAGGACAACCGATTTGTGTATACCAGCCAAAAGTATTTAAGAGACTTTGGAATTCTTGATAAAAAAGTAATTGGAGAATATTCTTACGATATCTTTCCAAATCTTCCGGAAAATATTATCCAAGCCCACGCTCAAGCTTTGCAAGGCATTTCTTCCAGAAGCGAAAAAGATAAAATTGTTTTACCAGATCAAATTCAATATAATAAATGGAGCTGTATTCCATGGTTTGAAGCCGATGGAACAGTTGGAGGTTATGTGGTGTATATAGAAGATATCACATCAAAAGTACAGATGGAGCAAGAACTTGAGGACAGGCAAGAGAAACTTGTGGAGGCTCAACGAATTGCGAAATTAGGAAGCTGGGAGTTCGATCTTCAAACCCAAGAGGTTTTTTGGTCAGATCAGATTTATCATTTATTAGGAATTGACAAAAAAAACAACTCCATTACCTATGATGATTTTTTAGAAGTAGTTCATCCAGAAGATCGAGTCAAAGTTGATCAAGCATTTAATGATGCACTTTATCACAAAAAGCCCTATGAAATCATCCATAGATTGTTGGATAAAAATGGTCAGATCAAAGTGGTTCAAGAAAAAAGTGAGATAACCTATGATGAGTTTGACAAACCCATAAAGGCGACTGGTACAATGCAAGATATTACCGAAACGGTAAAGACGGAGGAGGAATTAAAGAAAAGCAATCAATATCTTAATAATCTATTCACATACGCCAACGCCCCAATTATAGTTTGGGATAAGGATAATAAGATCACCAAGTTCAATAAGGCATTTGAAAACTATACGGGGAGAATAGAGAGAGATGTCATTGGGAAGGGGTTGGAGATTTTATTTCCTCCAGATGCCATCGAGTCTTGTATGAGTTTAATTCAACATACAAGTGATGGGGAACGACTAGAAACTGTAGAAATCCCTATTCAGCATATTTCGGGAAAGGTTTTCACATTCATATGGAATTCAGCTCCTATTGTGGATTTTGAAGAAAAGCAAACAGTGGGAACAAT encodes:
- a CDS encoding DeoR/GlpR family DNA-binding transcription regulator; the encoded protein is MLKEERQRLILEQVHLHNRVLLTDLSEQLDVSIDTVRRDVKELDHLKKLRKVHGGAISRSFLTPNLDEPIYLQNEKQQIAAKAVKLLKEDQVVLMSGGTTNLEVVKFFPRKIPLTVFTPSLQVASELMNFPNVEVIFLGGKLLHEAKFAVGGMVTNVLSQIKVDLCFLGTGYLDPSSGLTEFDWEVVQVKRAMIAATKKLVLLTVSNKLFSVQRYKTCDLNAVDILITELEPDSSKLHPFREYIDDIL
- the hutG gene encoding formimidoylglutamase produces the protein MLHPSENSYHGRTSTNQEYWHERIRQTNISALDKIEAGKKPALLGFCSDTGIERNQGRIGAKNGPDTIRQALGPLAYHARFEHIQDFGNCWDHDGNLEEGHDELYGHIYSLLAHNYFPVIFGGGHDLAYPHGKAVIDHCLAKNEKVGIINLDAHLDLRTLANDQGHSGSPFFQLAEAYGKDFHYCCLGMQPASNPTTLLTYAKKIGAHLIDIIDFQLENWNEIQDQLEHFCSDKNKLYLSIDLDGFSSAYAPGVSAPSPLGFSPVLVMKVIDWLLASKKMISLDIVELNPIFDQDNCTAKLAARLVEYSVRKM
- a CDS encoding TonB-dependent receptor, which translates into the protein MQTFTRSTWRIVSLLFVIVSLSAAQVIAQTTTISGTVTEERTKETLIGVNIVVKGRVVGTISDLNGKFNLRVNQAPPFTLIFSMVGFSSKEVEITSENVSNLNVTLEEASILGQEVVVSASRVEENVLKSPVTVERMDIIAIREAPQASFYDGLKNLKGVEMSTQSLTFQSFNTRGFNANGNVRTVQLIDGMDNQAPGLNFSVGNIAGISELDLESVELLPGAASALYGPNALNGILLMNSKNPFQYQGFSAQMKTGVMDQNNRSNPTTGFYDFAARYATAFNDKLALKVNVNYLRADDWQANDFRDQSLLNGSTIEGGTRQNNPGFNGVNVYGDETNVNMFSIAQQMVAAGALPQQALALVPQTFVSRTGYLERELADYDTKSLKLNAALHYRINDNVEAILQGNFGTGTTVYTGADRYSITGFSIGQYKAELKGANWFVRAYTTQERSGDSYAIGIAGQGINEAWKPSTQWFPEYVGGFVSALSQGASVDAAHGAARAFADQGRFAPGSPEFRRALADVTSRPIPGNAQGVGARFVDKTNLYHLEGSYAFKDIKFADFVVGANYRVFQLNSERTLFATDDAGNEFNIREFGGYAQGAKSLLNDNLKLTASIRYDKNENFEGQWSPRVSAVYSAGKHNFRASYQTGFRIPTTQDQYIDLLTPQARLIGGLPLLRQRYNFANNPVYSLATVTAFGNAVFADTQPNSPVFQASIQQATQQATAIVMQQVQAGIITPEQAPAAIAALVPQIAAQLVPGNAAAANQGLKSEYELSEFKPETVRSYEIGYKSLLAKNKLLIDGYFYYNRFENFIGGQVLIQDANFNPQNPASALGLNLLSANTRNVFSMPVNRTEIIRSYGWALGADYQLPKGYTVGGNISSDVLANIEDLDGFQPAFNAPRYRTNITFGNRNINNKNIGFNIAYRWQDEFVWQSSFVAPAVSTQQLSVMPAFGTLDAQVSYKIKSMKSIVKVGGQNLFNSSGYRQAWGNPTVGTMYFVSITFDEFLN
- the gldC gene encoding gliding motility protein GldC; protein product: MKNSEIKFNVQLDDKNLPKSIQWEATDKEGGDAESTKSISLNVWDNLNHSTLRIDLWTEDMSVAEMKRFYIDIIGGMAQTILNSTGDEFMAEEMKELCDRLVQHVNEENKKNTQ
- a CDS encoding arsenosugar biosynthesis-associated peroxidase-like protein, yielding MKTYYNPEDLKKFGKIGDFQKEMADKFFAYYGEVFKEGALTAREKSLIALAVAHAIQCPYCIDAYTVDTMEKGCDEAQLMEAVHVAAAIRGGASLVHATQMMNKVSDLSM
- a CDS encoding DUF819 family protein; amino-acid sequence: MIGLALFYLLFPAVILIACRKYSWLDKIGAVMLSYAAGLIIGNIGIYPLLSPDIHDLLTLDSASVKKQAKDLFASGEWTAQQYAALSIYQLQDTLMSISILVALPLLLFSTDLRVLVRSAKTTLQSLLIAVVAVSSMVFVGFIIFRGIYGEQLWKVGGMLVGVYTGGTPNLASLKMMLNVEPATYILIHSYDLIVSFTYLVFLLTIGKKIFRKLLPPDHQQVAFSNAKDEPDSLVVKFEKKHLPSIAKGLGLALIIVAISAAVAFQVPPSALMITIILIITTLSLLASLKESVRTRLYTYETGMYLILIFSLIVASMVDVQTLLGITPVVFGYLALVVFGSLLLQLIFSKIFKIDSDTLMVTSVAFICSPPFVPVIAGALNNRKIIVPGITIGVIGYALGNYLGFLMAELLKIF
- a CDS encoding DUF2911 domain-containing protein yields the protein MTKFNMFIAAFAMIILAFTNEVSAQMMTPVASPAASISQNVGFTKISIDYSSPAVKGRKIFGEIEKYEVTWRAGANAATTIEFSTMVNIGGKNIRPGKYTLFMTPRANGEWTVRLNSKGNSVFAYMKDGKIDEEALAKDDVVTVNVKAEPTTSTYERLQYAISAEDNKVAKITMKWENVKVSFMVDTQVDQKMEGFKNAF
- a CDS encoding PAS domain-containing protein, producing the protein MNIFKNSQHIAFASICTKPTLAITEANNKFFNLFKSDEDKISNNTLSELDEKSSIIHFLKEHLPDIQHLEKELIEHIWIKGDWYEVILYPFSQEDVHLVFRKESFLESMQDTTADMKKNELENQTLPGAIYRCKFDQEWTMLYATRNIFHICGYTSDELTKKTFQGLDQLIVDEDREFVAEEVQKAIDGKSAWEIEYRIIHKSGELRWIFERGQTVSDKNGNTLFLEGFLLDVTERKKSELSIIEEKRQFEDLINAQPSGVYRIVYKKFKELQGKDWFTINKSLDIEILNRRMTELTGYDLATLKQDIYLITQLIHPDEQEDFAKKNQYCVQNLTPFFWEGRMRQSGEREYFWIQFRATPRLRDNGDLVYTGILTDVSEQKHAELREEHFKNLLKYIVENMDSTVALIDKDNRFVYTSQKYLRDFGILDKKVIGEYSYDIFPNLPENIIQAHAQALQGISSRSEKDKIVLPDQIQYNKWSCIPWFEADGTVGGYVVYIEDITSKVQMEQELEDRQEKLVEAQRIAKLGSWEFDLQTQEVFWSDQIYHLLGIDKKNNSITYDDFLEVVHPEDRVKVDQAFNDALYHKKPYEIIHRLLDKNGQIKVVQEKSEITYDEFDKPIKATGTMQDITETVKTEEELKKSNQYLNNLFTYANAPIIVWDKDNKITKFNKAFENYTGRIERDVIGKGLEILFPPDAIESCMSLIQHTSDGERLETVEIPIQHISGKVFTFIWNSAPIVDFEEKQTVGTIAQGQDITERKRIEEEIKRLNLNLEQLVEERTKQLNDSLEILNNTSSRVPGMIFQLKRTKEGKLSFPYVSPGIKELWGLDPESVAFDASSILDKIHPDDIEMVSNLLRSSLLDPKALSYEYRVLEENGKIKWVFTNALTYVDEEESVHWYGHTYDITSRKKAEKEILQAKEEAEIANQSKSKFLSRMSHELRTPLNSILGFAQLMDLGELSASHKKSLDFILSNGRHLLQLINEVLDITTIESGNYKMSLEAVAVKPIIQEVIDLAKPTFQKRGISVQISADFPNDLVGLLDKLRFKQIVLNVLDNAIKYNYENGKVWINGGVDPSNSQRLMIVVMDTGLGIAKEDLSKLFDPFQRLGAESSLVEGSGLGLTIVKQLVEVMHGEVEVVSELGKGTIFTMYFPIVEWSESLISQASTVREDSVILTKSESQKVVYIEDNLSNIELVKDIFELSLPNVKLIHSKFGQEAVALAMQHQPQIILLDLDLPDINGAEVLKQLLANPQTSTIPVIIVSSNAMPEQVKNLLDSGAKDYLVKPLQIKDFVKKISVYIE